A region from the Salminus brasiliensis chromosome 22, fSalBra1.hap2, whole genome shotgun sequence genome encodes:
- the zcchc4 gene encoding rRNA N6-adenosine-methyltransferase ZCCHC4, whose protein sequence is MANTEDLGDIEAIIQDGEDRKAPQCPHGPTVLFEVKCEGEKNGRRFYACSACRDRKECNFFQWENEKVSEARLLAREQQNRSKMPPFTHAQYCTRFREFVSLPLDQKRFCVECQILLLPGEWDSHASHQILSDITVSQLRRPSLLLCPLENKKSNAQYLFADRSCRFLLDVLSGLGFRKVLCVGTPRLHELIKIQSAENKSDTMKSLLLDIDFRYSQFYGQGEFCHYNMFNHHFFNGEEASKVFQDFLTEDGSKIVMVADPPFGGLVKLLGHTFFKISEMWRKLQGTEGSVSEMPMVWIFPYYFEPRILDCFPSFTMLDYQVDYDNHPLYKHGKSGRKQSPVRLFSNLCPKDIVLPQEEGYRFCNICQRYVSAENKHCYLCNACTSKNGTEWKHCPECDKCVKSSWRHCSPCGHCALPNHQCGQTGCYSCGEQGHKRRACPSKGKKNLQQQQKKKSGKGALGKFKKSGNKTTGKHKRGKNAHGKKKLVT, encoded by the exons ATGGCAAACACGGAGGATCTCGGAGATATAGAAGCCATCATTCAGGATGGAGAGGATAGGAAagctccacagtgtccacatg GGCCTACCGTGCTGTTTGAGGTGAAGTGTGAAGGAGAGAAGAATGGGAGGAGGTTCTATGCTTGTTCTGCATGTCGTGATAGAAAGGAGTGCAACTTCTTTCAGTGGGAGAATGAAAAG GTATCAGAGGCGAGGCTGCTTGCGAGAGAGCAACAGAACCGGTCAAAGATGCCTCCCTTCACACATGCACAATACTGCACAag ATTCAGAGAGTTCGTGTCTCTCCCACTGGATCAGAAGAGGTTTTGTGTGGAATGTCAGATCCTGCTTCTTCCTGGAGAATGGGACAGTCATGCCTCACACCAGATACTCTCAGACATCACAGTGTCGCAGCTGAGGAGGCCCAGTCTATTGCTGTGCCCTTTGGAGAATAAGAAGAGTAATGCACAGTACCTGTTCGCTGATCGCAGCTGCCGTTTCCTCCTGGATGTGCTCTCTGGATTAGGGTTCCGGAAGGTTCTCTGTGTGGGGACGCCACG ATTACATGAACTAATTAAGATACAAAGTGCAGAGAACAAGAGTGACACCATGAAGAGTTTGCTGTTGGATATTGATTTCAG ATATTCCCAGTTTTATGGGCAGGGGGAATTCTGCCATTATAACATGTTTAACCATCACTTCTTTAATGGAGAG GAGGCATCCAAGGTTTTCCAGGACTTTCTGACTGAGGATGGATCTAAAATAGTGATGGTGGCAGATCCACCTTTTGGGGGTCTGGTGAAGCTACTGGGCCACACATTCTTTAAGATATCAGAAATGTGGAGAAAGCTCCAGGGAACAG AGGGCAGTGTGTCGGAGATGCCGATGGTGTGGATATTCCCCTATTACTTTGAGCCACGGATTCTTGACTGCTTTCCTTCCTTTACTATGTTGGATTATCAG GTAGATTATGATAACCACCCTTTGTACAAGCATGGAAAGTCTGGCCGGAAGCAGTCTCCTGTCCGACTGTTCTCCAATCTCTGTCCCAAAGACATTGTTTTGCCACAGGAGGAAGGCTACAG ATTTTGCAACATTTGTCAGAGATACGTGTCAGCAGAGAACAAACACTGCTACCTATGTAATGCCTGCACGTCAAAG AATGGGACAGAGTGGAAACATTGTCCAGAATGCGACAAGTGTGTGAAGTCCT CCTGGCGCCATTGTTCCCCATGTGGGCATTGTGCACTACCAAATCACCAGTGTGGGCAGACGGGCTGTTACAGCTGTGGCGAGCAAGGGCACAAGCGCAGGGCCTGCCCTAGCAAAGGCAAGAAAAA cttacagcagcagcagaagaagaagagtgGGAAAGGAGCTCTAGGAAAGTTTAAAAAGAGCGGCAACAAAACCACAGGCAAACACAAGAGGGGCAAAAATGCACACGGCAAGAAGAAACTGGTCACATGA
- the LOC140543707 gene encoding probable E3 ubiquitin-protein ligase TRIML1, producing MAEQNSTTHMPGSDLLGSAPVTNPYPRSPKTLRKAAAVTVEYTQEQLSSLLEELENESKKAEARMASLKKRQANLTASAEEIEQQVRERFDGMRLALEKDEQAVLGTLEQDHRESSSKLTRLLQDWTQHQRLVRKHISTTKKLQESSSESNQSVLAEDLSCHKKLDAAEEAIRLNEEKFQKLMKALGKISKDLQAQLQRKILLLDSTDVVIDRTTSHRQIKVTSKGQAMNISLLCMEDCSAPNHPQQFDQVYCALGSAAITAGQHYWEVDVHYCSAWAVGVAYVSLNRKGQDKSTKLGRNRLSWSLEFQDGHLSAWHNDRHVALSVRAGRGAPDKLGIFVNYQKGRLAFYDAESMKVLQEFSAASTAVFERAYHQFTEPLFPAFRFFKPKDGHSAPDHIEICDLSL from the exons ATGGCAGAACAGAACTCCACAACCCACATGCCAGGATCCGACCTGCTGGGTTCGGCCCCCGTCACCAATCCCTACCCTCGCTCCCCAAAAACACTCCGTAAAGCAGCCGCAGTCACAGTCGAATACACACAG GAGCAGCTGTCAAGTttgctggaggagctggagaacgagAGTAAAAAGGCAGAGGCTCGAATGGCATCTCTGAAAAAACGCCAAGCCAACCTGACT GCTAGTGCAGAGGAGATAGAACAGCAGGTACGCGAGCGCTTTGACGGCATGCGCCTGGCCTTGGAAAAGGACGAACAGGCTGTTCTGGGCACGCTAGAACAGGACCACAGGGAGAGCAGCAGTAAACTGACCCGGCTTCTGCAGGACTGGACCCAGCACCAGAGACTGGTGCGCAAACACATCAGCACCACCAAGAAACTGCAGGAGAGCAGCTCTGAGAGCAATCAGTCG GTCTTAGCTGAGGATCTCAG CTGCCATAAGAAGCTGGATGCAGCTGAGGAGGCCATTAGGCTTAACGAAGAGAAATTCCAGAAGCTTATGAAGGCTTTGGGAAAGATCTCAAAGGATCTGCAAGCTCAACTACAGAGAAAGATCCTTCTGCTGG ACTCTACAGACGTGGTGATTGACAGGACAACCAGCCACAGACAGATCAAGGTGACTTCAAAGGGGCAGGCCATGAACATCTCCTTGTTGTgcatggaagactgttctgctCCAAATCACCCCCAGCAGTTTGATCAGGTCTACTGTGCCTTGGGCTCAGCTGCAATAACAGCAGGCCAGCATTACTGGGAAGTAGATGTTCACTACTGCTCTGCCTGGGCTGTGGGCGTGGCATATGTCAGCCTGAATAGGAAAGGGCAAgataaaagcacaaaactgggCAGAAACAGGCTGTCGTGGAGTCTGGAGTTTCAGGACGGACATCTTTCAGCCTGGCACAATGACCGGCATGTGGCGCTGTCTGTCAGGGCAGGGCGAGGGGCTCCAGACAAGTTGGGCATCTTTGTAAACTACCAGAAGGGTCGTCTGGCATTCTACGATGCTGAAAGCATGAAAGTGCTGCAGGAGTTCTCAGCAGCTTCTACAGCCGTGTTTGAGAGAGCCTATCACCAGTTTACTGAGCCGCTGTTTCCTGCCTTTCGCTTTTTTAAACCCAAAGATGGACACAGTGCACCAGATCATATTGAAATCTGTGACCTCAGCctctaa
- the mfsd8 gene encoding major facilitator superfamily domain-containing protein 8, which translates to MSLVESEDENTPLLRGDADSIEDADRSRWKSIRVMYFTMFLSSVGFTIVITSIWPYLQKIDNTADASFLGWVVAAYSLGQMVASPIFGLWSNHRPRQEPLVCSIFINVSANIYYSYVYLLPSNNRYHMLLARAFVGLGAGNVAVVRSYVAGATSLTERTSAMANMSACQALGFILGPALQAALSFIGEKGYFVEFIKLKLNMYTAPALLAACFGVINILLVIIVLREHRVDDHGRQITAINYVSEEEVAVVPEVEENIDLIAVLTSNVLFFVILFIFAVFETISTPLSMDMFAWTRKDAVLYNGIILAAIGFESIIVFLVVKVISVRVGDRPVLMGGLAIVFIGFFILLPWGNQYPKIQWADLQNNSIPAIALAANGTVEPTGCPPEQIWCQYTPAIQLAQYITSDILIGVGYPACNVMSYTLYSKILGPKPQGVYMGWLTASGSGARTLGPVFVSQVYTILGPRWAFSLICGIVLAAIILLTAMYKRLIAFSVRYGRIEEQ; encoded by the exons ATGTCTCTGGTTGAGTCTGAAGATGAAAACACTCCACTGCTCAGAGGCGATGCTGACAG CATTGAGGATGCTGACAGAAGCAGGTGGAAATCTATCAGGGTCATGTACTTCACCATGTTCCTCAGCAGTGTGG GTTTCACTATTGTCATCACATCAATATGGCCCTATCTGCAAAAG ATCGACAACACCGCGGATGCCAGCTTCTTGGGTTGGGTTGTGGCCGCCTATAGCTTGGGACAGATGGTGGCGTCGCCTATATTTGGGCTTTGGTCCAATCACAGGCCTCGGCAGGAGCCACTGGTCTGTTCCATATTCATCAATGTGTCAGCCAACATTTATTACTCCTACGTGTACCTCCTTCCATCTAACAACAGATACCACATGCTTCTGGCTCGAGCCTTCGTCGGTTTGGGAGCAG GCAATGTAGCTGTAGTGAGGTCTTATGTGGCAGGAGCCACGTCCCTGACGGAGAGAACCAGTGCAATGGCCAACATGAGTGCCTGCCAAGCTCTGGGATTCATACTTGGCCCAG CTCTACAGGCAGCTCTGTCCTTCATTGGCGAGAAGGGCTATTTTGTTGAGTTCATTAAACTGAAGTTGAACATGTACACTGCTCCAGCACTGCTCGCAGCCTGCTTTGGCGTCATCAACATCTTGTTGGTTATTATAGTCCTGAG GGAACATCGTGTAGATGACCATGGGAGACAGATCACAGCTATTAACTATGTCTCAGAAG AGGAAGTAGCTGTGGTCCCTGAGGTAGAGGAGAATATCGACCTAATTGCTGTGCTTACATCCAATGTTCTTTTCTTCGTCATTCTCTTTATTTTTGCTGTCTTTGAAAC TATATCGACCCCTTTGTCTATGGACATGTTTGCGTGGACAAGGAAAGACGCTGTGTTGTACAACGGGATCATCTTGGCAGCCATTGGCTTTGAATCCATCATAGTCTTCCTTGTGGTCAAAGTGATTTCTGTTCG ggTTGGTGATCGTCCAGTGCTCATGGGTGGCTTAGCCATTGTATTTATTGGCTTCTTTATCCTGTTACCTTGGGGAAACCAATACCCAAAGATTCAGTGGGCAG ACCTTCAGAATAACTCCATCCCAGCAATAGCTCTGGCAGCTAATGGCACTGTGGAACCCACCGGATGCCCGCCTGAACAGATCTGGTGCCAGTATACCCCTGCCATCCAACTGGCACAGTACATCACGTCAGATATTCTTATAGGAGTGGGCTATCCTGCGTGTAATGTCATGTCCTACACGCTGTACTCAAAGATACTTGGACCTAAACCACAG GGAGTGTACATGGGCTGGCTGACTGCTTCAGGCAGTGGCGCTAGGACATTGGGCCCTGTGTTTGTCTCTCAGGTCTACACCATCCTGGGACCTCGCTGGGCCTTCAGTTTAATCTGTGGCATTGTGCTAGCAGCCATCATACTGCTCACTGCCATGTACAAAAGACTTATTGCTTTCTCTGTGCGTTACGGAAGGATAGAGGAGCAATGA
- the LOC140544405 gene encoding uncharacterized protein, whose translation MPSSCAVINCTSQKHCRNPGEILSFHRFPKDPERRLEWCNAVRMQTSALEPFTLSNNSVLCSKHFTEDMFDRTGQTVRLRDKAIPSVFSLQTRKRTKHEATKGPIPHKKRNNAGLLRKGEKNWEESNKETAQSTASGLGELALAAELMEECQQEIQKGFQNDHSVLPLPSDPAQLCGLVRNLAKERHWQGETLLSLRKDLKSKDAQLQEKTVGCRSVQPLITSPPLQFCLGSTIELERVMACQREADQSKVCSLEKTLSQQRLELLKIQEELAQTRKQLKEKSEALHCLAAVRQVPPSCRPSMFSIKALCRGSAKWLRFYTGIRSYSRFQALLAFLQDTNGSVLDWNDQGEEERGDEEEEERMSEKNENRPCSDPPQTEASLYGIVLIKAMHYLHLFQYLEPTLQVSEDYASTASPIPDSDWSWEETAETVRLRFLGTRRGEEGRRHALSPEDQLLLVLTRLRLGLLIADLSFRFHVAEATVSRVWVHWVELMQKRLQQIPVRCSPHYVSVFQPKHTLSYGPGRQLTVLQCADLLCGSSKQERQQMARRTHIVSDGQHLSSLPYRFLCNVRACAVASSDGYLGFCSSTRLDEWQEWTASQDDPKPLTLPAFVIGGEGSEPLAGMPVREVLSIKSLTDKAMKYHYLRVVHPHRSEALLDQAWEVCCYLACLLHQPMGLR comes from the exons ATGCCATCTAGTTGTGCTGTCATTAACTGCACTTCCCAGAAACACTGCAGGAACCCAGGAGAGATACTGTCATTCCACAG ATTTCCTAAGGACCCAGAGCGGAGGTTGGAGTGGTGTAATGCTGTGCGCATGCAAACTTCAGCATTGGAGCCATTCACTCTGTCCAATAACAGTGTGCTCTGCAGCAAACACTTTACAGAGGACATGTTTGACCGCACTGGGCAGACTGTGCGTTTGCGAGACAAAGCCATACCCTCCGTCTTCAGTTTACAAACCAGGAAG AGAACAAAACATGAGGCTACAAAAGGGCCGATTCCACATAAAAAGCGAAACAATGCAGGTCTactgagaaaaggagaaaagaattGGGAAGAGAGCAATAAGGAGACCGCACAAAGCACAG CATCAGGTCTGGGAGAGTTGGCTCTGGCAGCAGAGCTGATGGAGGAGTGCCAGCAGGAGATTCAGAAAGGTTTCCAGAATGACCACAGCGTCCTTCCTCTCCCTTCTGACCCGGCGCAACTGTGTGGTCTGGTGCGAAACCTGGCAAAAGAGAGGCATTGGCAAGGGGAGACCCTGCTTTCTCTCCGCAAAGATCTCAAATCCAAGGACGCTCAGCTGCAAGAGAAGACGGTGGGCTGCAGAAGTGTACAACCTCTCATCACATCACCTCCTTTACAGTTCTGTCTAGGAAGCACA ATAGAGCTGGAGAGGGTGATGGCATGTCAGAGAGAGGCTGATCAGTCTAAAGTGTGCTCTCTGGAGAAGACTTTGTCTCAGCAGCGTCTGGAGTTGCTAAAGATACAGGAGGAACTGGCCCAAACCAGGAAGCAGCTGAAGGAAAAATCAGAGGCCCTCCACTGCCTGGCTGCTGTCAGACAG GTCCCTCCATCCTGTCGCCCAAGCATGTTCAGCATAAAGGCTTTGTGTCGTGGGTCTGCAAAATGGCTCCGTTTCTACACAGGCATCAGGTCCTACTCACGTTTCCAAGCACTGCTGGCCTTCCTGCAGGACACAAATGGATCTGTCCTGGACTGGAATGATCAGGGGGAGGAAGAAAGGGgagatgaggaggaagaggaaaggaTGAGTGAGAAAAACGAGAACAGGCCATGTTCAGACCCCCCTCAGACTGAAGCAAGTTTATATGGAATTGTACTTATAAAGGCCATGCATTATCTGCACCTCTTCCAGTATTTG GAGCCAACGCTTCAGGTTTCAGAGGATTACGCTTCAACAGCATCACCCATTCCTGACTCAGATTGGAGCTGGGAAGAGACAGCAGAGACGGTGCGTCTGCGGTTCCTGGGTACTCGGCGGGGAGAGGAGGGCAGACGGCATGCCCTCAGCCCGGAGGACCAGCTCTTGCTGGTACTCACCCGCCTCCGCCTAGGACTCCTCATCGCAGACCTGTCCTTCCGTTTCCACGTGGCAGAGGCCACTGTGTCCCGCGTGTGGGTCCACTGGGTGGAGCTCATGCAGAAGAGACTGCAACAG ATCCCGGTGCGCTGTAGCCCACATTACGTCTCAGTCTTCCAGCCCAAACACACTCTGTCTTATGGCCCGGGTCGGCAGCTGACTGTCTTGCAGTGTGCTGATCTCCTGTGTGGTTCCTCAAAACAGGAGCGGCAGCAAATGGCCAGGAGGACACATATTGTCTCAGATGGGCAACACTTATCAAGCCTGCCTTACCGCTTTCTCTGCAATGTCCGTGCCTGCGCTGTGGCTTCATCAGATGGCTATCTGGGATTCTGCAGCTCCACCCGCCTGGACGAGTGGCAGGAGTGGACAGCCAGTCAGGATGATCCCAAACCTCTGACCTTACCTGCGTTTGTAATAGGTGGGGAGGGGTCAGAGCCTCTTGCTGGTATGCCAGTACGAGAAGTGCTGAGTATCAAGAGTCTGACAGATAAAGCTATGAAATATCATTACCTGAGAGTAGTGCATCCACACAGGTCAGAGGCTCTACTGGACCAAGCCTGGGAAGTGTGCTGCTACCTGGCATGCCTTCTGCATCAGCCAATGGGGTTACGCTAA